The following proteins are co-located in the Haloarcula marismortui ATCC 43049 genome:
- the purM gene encoding phosphoribosylformylglycinamidine cyclo-ligase — MTDSESEADDADSEEGLTYAETGVDIDASEAATKALIGAAGEFKGDYAGLVDIGDQYLALATDGVGTKLLVAEAVDDYSTIGIDCIAMNANDLIATGVEPVAFVDYLAVETPDEKTSEDIGAGLRTGAERADVALVGGETAVMPDVIKGLDIAGTCAGLAPKDAVFPGEAEAGDAIVGWPSSGIHSNGLTLAREAVTQDHEYTDPFPPNPDTTIAEALLTPTRIYSEVLAPLRASETHAAAHVTGGGWTNLTRMGSYRYEITDPFEAQPVFEFVQAEGEVSDEEMHRTFNMGTGFVAAVPEADAAEIVADSEDARVIGEVADGDEAVAIRNLELTE; from the coding sequence ATGACCGACAGTGAGTCCGAGGCCGACGACGCCGACAGCGAGGAGGGACTGACCTACGCAGAAACCGGTGTGGACATCGACGCCAGCGAGGCGGCCACGAAGGCGCTCATCGGCGCGGCCGGCGAGTTCAAGGGCGACTACGCGGGACTGGTAGACATCGGCGACCAGTACCTCGCGCTCGCGACGGACGGCGTCGGAACGAAGCTCCTCGTCGCCGAGGCCGTCGACGACTACTCGACTATCGGCATCGACTGCATCGCGATGAACGCCAACGACCTCATCGCGACTGGTGTCGAGCCGGTCGCCTTCGTCGATTACCTCGCAGTCGAAACGCCCGACGAGAAGACGAGCGAGGACATCGGCGCAGGGCTCCGGACAGGGGCCGAGCGAGCCGACGTGGCGCTCGTGGGTGGCGAAACCGCCGTGATGCCGGATGTCATCAAGGGGCTGGACATCGCCGGGACCTGCGCCGGACTGGCACCGAAAGACGCCGTCTTCCCCGGTGAGGCCGAGGCCGGTGACGCTATCGTCGGCTGGCCGTCCTCAGGCATCCACTCCAACGGACTCACGCTCGCTCGTGAGGCGGTCACGCAGGACCACGAGTACACCGACCCGTTCCCGCCGAACCCTGACACGACCATCGCCGAGGCACTGTTGACGCCAACGCGGATCTACAGCGAGGTGCTTGCGCCGCTTCGGGCCAGCGAGACCCACGCAGCCGCGCACGTCACCGGCGGCGGCTGGACAAATCTCACGCGGATGGGGAGCTATCGGTACGAGATTACCGACCCCTTCGAGGCCCAGCCCGTCTTCGAGTTCGTTCAGGCGGAAGGCGAGGTCTCTGACGAGGAGATGCACCGGACGTTCAATATGGGGACCGGGTTCGTCGCTGCGGTCCCCGAGGCCGACGCTGCGGAGATTGTCGCCGACAGCGAGGACGCTCGCGTGATCGGGGAAGTGGCTGACGGAGACGAGGCGGTTGCGATTCGCAACCTCGAACTCACCGAGTAA
- a CDS encoding CBS domain-containing protein → MDLPTPQDLRERRNELGLTQSELAERADVSQPLIARIEGGDVDPRLSTLRRIVTALEEAEGGIIKARDLMNSPVVGVAPDDSVHQTKDLMDEKGYSQVPVIRDGAPQGLIGNSDIRQRPEENVGDLPVAEVMNESIATVEPDAPIDEVDAYLNHNAAVMVVEGGETIGVITEADLARTVS, encoded by the coding sequence ATGGACTTACCGACGCCACAGGATCTGCGGGAGCGCCGCAACGAACTCGGGCTAACTCAGAGCGAACTGGCGGAACGGGCTGACGTCTCTCAGCCCCTTATCGCTCGTATCGAAGGTGGCGACGTGGACCCGCGGCTGTCGACACTCCGTCGGATCGTGACCGCCCTCGAAGAGGCCGAAGGCGGTATCATCAAGGCCCGCGACCTGATGAACTCTCCCGTTGTTGGCGTCGCACCCGACGATTCCGTCCACCAGACGAAGGACCTGATGGACGAGAAAGGGTACTCGCAAGTCCCCGTCATCCGTGACGGGGCACCGCAGGGACTCATCGGGAACTCCGACATCCGACAGCGCCCCGAGGAAAACGTCGGCGACCTCCCCGTGGCTGAAGTAATGAACGAATCTATCGCAACCGTTGAGCCCGACGCTCCTATCGACGAAGTCGACGCTTACTTGAACCACAATGCCGCTGTGATGGTTGTCGAAGGTGGGGAAACTATCGGTGTCATAACCGAAGCGGACCTCGCGCGTACGGTCAGCTAA
- a CDS encoding DUF555 domain-containing protein, producing MNYLVAMEAAWLVRDVDDIDDAIGVAVSEAGKRLNEAEMDYVEVEVGATGCPACGEPFDSAFIAADTALVGLVLEMDVFNAESPEHAQRIAKSEIGGALRDVPLKVVEVFETEADEDEAEAEA from the coding sequence ATGAACTACCTCGTGGCGATGGAAGCAGCCTGGCTGGTTCGTGACGTAGACGACATCGACGACGCTATCGGTGTAGCAGTGAGCGAAGCGGGGAAGCGACTCAACGAAGCCGAGATGGACTACGTTGAGGTCGAAGTCGGTGCGACCGGCTGTCCGGCCTGTGGCGAACCGTTCGACTCGGCGTTCATCGCGGCCGACACGGCGCTCGTCGGACTGGTACTTGAGATGGATGTGTTCAACGCCGAATCCCCCGAACACGCACAGCGGATCGCCAAAAGCGAAATCGGCGGCGCACTTCGGGACGTCCCGCTGAAAGTCGTTGAGGTGTTCGAGACCGAAGCCGACGAGGACGAAGCCGAAGCCGAAGCATAG
- the psmB gene encoding archaeal proteasome endopeptidase complex subunit beta: MRDMTPGPDLSGPQAADEFQSDPYAPEVGELPEQSAQDSEKVNKTGTTTIGISTSDGVVIATDMRASLGGRFVSNKNVQKVEEIHPTAALTLVGSVGGAQSFIRTLRAEVNLYEARRGEDISMKALSTLAGNFARGGPFFAINPILGGVDDDGHHVYSIDPAGGVMKDDYTVTGSGLTVAYGTLEDRYEEDMTNEEAKEVAAASIKAAAERDTGSGNGIYLADVTADGVDINGYDFDELL; the protein is encoded by the coding sequence ATGCGAGATATGACTCCGGGGCCGGACCTTTCTGGACCCCAGGCTGCCGACGAGTTCCAGAGTGACCCGTACGCGCCCGAAGTCGGCGAGCTCCCTGAACAGTCCGCACAGGATTCGGAGAAGGTCAACAAGACCGGGACGACCACCATCGGCATCAGTACGTCCGACGGCGTCGTCATCGCGACGGACATGCGTGCCTCACTTGGCGGTCGCTTCGTCTCGAATAAGAACGTTCAAAAGGTCGAGGAGATTCACCCCACGGCGGCGCTAACCCTCGTCGGAAGCGTCGGCGGCGCACAGTCATTCATCCGGACGCTTCGTGCGGAGGTCAACCTCTATGAAGCTCGGCGCGGCGAGGACATCAGTATGAAAGCCCTCTCGACGCTGGCCGGCAACTTCGCTCGCGGCGGTCCCTTCTTTGCGATCAACCCCATCCTCGGCGGCGTCGACGACGACGGCCACCACGTCTACTCCATCGACCCGGCTGGCGGGGTCATGAAAGACGACTACACTGTCACCGGCTCCGGGCTCACCGTCGCGTACGGGACCCTCGAAGACCGCTACGAGGAAGACATGACCAACGAGGAGGCAAAAGAGGTCGCTGCTGCCTCCATCAAGGCCGCCGCCGAGCGTGACACCGGCTCCGGTAACGGCATCTACCTCGCCGATGTCACTGCCGACGGCGTCGATATCAACGGCTACGACTTCGACGAACTGCTGTAG
- a CDS encoding FkbM family methyltransferase translates to MTLSDVAVHLASQAGVKPLLGTLYSRYRNFSYRIAGETYAVTVGDVSTEFLIPTYNEFTDLWKIDERPVLADLLGELRPDDVFYDIGANIGLYACLASQVTDSPVIAFEPHPDNAERLRQNMQHNRTDISLFEHALVDENGEAELSITLEKVGSAGHSLVTTANTHETITISKRHGDEFIADNQLPTPTAIKIDVEGTEGAVLNGLSTTLDQPSCRLVYCEVHGNRLEANGHSVAGIRSQLEGHGFAVAERVIRDGKGDTFLIGKK, encoded by the coding sequence ATGACACTTTCCGATGTAGCTGTTCACCTTGCATCTCAGGCTGGAGTTAAACCGCTTCTCGGTACCCTCTACAGCCGGTATCGCAACTTCTCCTATCGGATTGCTGGTGAGACGTACGCAGTTACGGTCGGCGATGTCAGCACAGAGTTTCTGATACCGACCTACAACGAATTTACCGACCTCTGGAAGATAGATGAACGGCCGGTACTCGCCGATCTACTGGGGGAACTTCGGCCCGACGACGTGTTCTACGATATTGGAGCTAATATCGGCCTGTATGCCTGTCTGGCATCACAGGTGACCGACAGTCCGGTGATCGCATTCGAACCACACCCTGACAACGCCGAGCGGTTGCGACAGAATATGCAACACAACCGGACCGATATCTCGCTATTCGAACACGCACTGGTCGATGAAAACGGTGAGGCAGAACTCTCCATTACGCTCGAAAAAGTCGGTTCAGCCGGGCATTCACTGGTGACGACAGCCAACACGCACGAGACAATCACAATTAGCAAGCGACACGGCGACGAGTTCATCGCCGACAACCAACTGCCGACACCAACCGCAATTAAAATCGATGTCGAAGGAACGGAGGGCGCTGTTCTCAATGGTCTCTCGACGACGCTTGACCAGCCCTCGTGCCGACTCGTCTACTGTGAAGTCCACGGAAACCGACTCGAAGCCAATGGCCACTCCGTCGCTGGCATCCGGAGCCAACTGGAGGGCCATGGTTTTGCTGTGGCCGAACGGGTCATCCGTGACGGCAAGGGCGACACATTCCTCATCGGGAAGAAGTGA
- a CDS encoding phosphopentomutase/phosphoglucosamine mutase encodes MELFGTAGIRGDVVSKVTPDLALRVGQATGRDGETFVLGYDGRVTSPALADAMAAGLQSAGARVVRIGRVPTPTLAYASQGRHGVMITASHNPPTDNGIKLFADGTEYGDDDETRIEGRIEGGSTPTAWRDWGDTESVDYLDEYRGAVADYAESLGGDPSRLTVAVDCGNGMASVATPQVLRELGADVLATEANVDGTFPGRESKPTPETLADFREFVAESDADFGFGHDGDADRIVVVDADGDVIHEDTILAMLAEHYTRTADVSDPVVVTTPNASGRIDERVEAAGGRVERIHLGSLHVGIADVRADATDETEVVFAAEPWKHIHTAFGGWIDGVASAAVLTRLFAGESVGDRRAVISERPYEKVSVECPDDAKAETMERLESDLPDAFPEADVSTEYGVRLSFDDGSWTLVRPSGTEPYVRVYAESDDIDALVADTTQAVRDAVAVVSAADA; translated from the coding sequence ATGGAACTGTTCGGGACCGCGGGAATCCGCGGTGATGTCGTATCGAAGGTGACGCCGGACCTTGCACTGCGAGTTGGACAGGCGACTGGCCGAGACGGCGAGACGTTCGTGCTGGGGTACGACGGGCGCGTAACCTCGCCAGCACTCGCTGATGCGATGGCCGCGGGACTGCAAAGCGCCGGCGCGCGCGTCGTCAGAATCGGCCGCGTACCGACGCCGACGCTGGCGTACGCCTCGCAGGGCCGACACGGCGTGATGATTACCGCAAGCCACAACCCACCGACCGACAACGGCATCAAGCTGTTTGCAGACGGCACCGAGTACGGCGACGACGACGAGACGCGCATCGAAGGGCGAATCGAGGGCGGTTCGACGCCGACAGCCTGGCGCGACTGGGGCGACACGGAGTCGGTCGACTACCTCGACGAGTATCGAGGCGCTGTCGCCGACTACGCCGAGTCGCTCGGTGGCGACCCGTCGAGGCTGACAGTCGCCGTTGACTGCGGGAACGGCATGGCCAGCGTGGCGACGCCGCAGGTCCTCCGAGAACTGGGTGCCGACGTGCTGGCGACGGAGGCGAACGTCGACGGAACCTTCCCCGGCCGTGAGAGCAAGCCGACGCCGGAGACACTGGCCGATTTCCGCGAGTTCGTCGCCGAATCCGACGCCGACTTCGGGTTCGGCCACGACGGCGACGCTGACCGTATCGTCGTCGTTGATGCCGACGGTGATGTCATCCACGAGGATACGATACTCGCGATGCTCGCCGAACACTACACGCGTACTGCGGACGTTTCGGACCCTGTGGTCGTAACGACGCCCAACGCCTCTGGCCGCATCGATGAACGGGTCGAAGCCGCCGGCGGCCGTGTCGAACGTATCCACCTCGGCTCGCTCCACGTCGGAATCGCCGACGTTCGCGCGGACGCGACCGACGAAACTGAGGTCGTCTTTGCCGCAGAACCCTGGAAGCATATCCACACCGCCTTCGGGGGCTGGATCGACGGCGTTGCTAGCGCAGCCGTGCTGACGCGCCTGTTCGCCGGAGAGAGTGTGGGCGACAGGCGGGCTGTCATCTCCGAGCGACCCTATGAGAAAGTAAGTGTGGAGTGCCCCGACGACGCCAAAGCCGAAACGATGGAGCGACTGGAATCCGACCTGCCGGACGCGTTCCCCGAGGCCGACGTCTCGACCGAGTACGGCGTCCGACTCTCCTTCGACGACGGGTCGTGGACGCTCGTCCGGCCGAGTGGCACCGAGCCGTACGTCCGGGTGTACGCAGAGAGCGACGACATCGACGCGCTGGTCGCGGACACCACACAGGCGGTCCGTGACGCCGTCGCGGTCGTCAGTGCCGCTGACGCCTGA
- the cdd gene encoding cytidine deaminase → MEDLLDAARDAIDEAYAPYSEYTVGAALETSDGSVYTGCNIENANYSNSLHAEEVAIGAAVSDGHRSFERVAVTSGKRDGVTPCGMCRQTFSEFCDESFEIITDGDEPTVYELGELLPTTITSDHLDK, encoded by the coding sequence ATGGAGGACCTCCTCGACGCAGCGAGAGACGCCATTGACGAGGCGTACGCGCCGTACTCGGAGTACACGGTCGGCGCGGCGCTCGAAACGAGTGATGGAAGCGTCTACACCGGTTGTAACATCGAAAACGCCAACTACAGCAACAGCTTGCACGCCGAGGAAGTGGCCATCGGTGCGGCTGTCAGCGACGGGCACCGGTCGTTCGAACGCGTCGCTGTCACCTCTGGCAAGCGAGACGGCGTCACTCCCTGTGGGATGTGCCGCCAGACGTTTAGCGAGTTCTGTGACGAGTCGTTCGAAATCATCACTGACGGCGACGAGCCGACGGTGTACGAGCTCGGGGAGCTTCTGCCGACGACAATCACCAGCGACCATCTCGACAAATGA
- a CDS encoding nucleoside phosphorylase: MTSDSEDPNDDVQYHLEVGEDDVADSVLLPGNPERVEKVVDYWDDHDIVAEHREYRTATGNHDGTPISVTSTGIGGPSAAIALEELARVGADSFIRVGSCGAIQEEASIGDLVITTGAVRQEGTSKEYVREDYPASADHRIVSALVAAAEELGYDYHLGVTCSTDSFYAGQSRPGFEDFEASGSDERIAALQEAGVLNFEMEAATILTLANLYGLRAGAVCTVYANRVTGEFRTEGERKAAKCASLAVSYLAEMDAAVEEADADGWHAGLSIDR, from the coding sequence ATGACAAGCGATAGTGAAGATCCGAACGACGACGTACAGTACCATCTGGAAGTAGGCGAGGACGACGTGGCCGACAGCGTTCTGCTGCCGGGGAACCCGGAGCGTGTCGAAAAGGTCGTCGACTACTGGGACGACCACGACATCGTGGCCGAACACCGCGAGTACCGCACAGCAACGGGCAATCACGACGGCACGCCAATCTCCGTGACCTCAACCGGTATCGGCGGTCCGTCGGCCGCTATCGCGCTCGAAGAACTGGCCCGCGTCGGCGCTGACTCCTTTATTCGGGTCGGCTCTTGTGGCGCAATCCAGGAGGAAGCCAGCATCGGCGACCTCGTCATCACGACCGGCGCAGTACGACAGGAGGGGACCAGCAAGGAGTACGTCCGCGAGGACTATCCCGCCAGCGCCGACCATCGGATCGTTTCGGCGCTCGTCGCCGCCGCCGAGGAACTCGGCTACGACTACCACCTCGGCGTCACCTGCTCGACGGATAGTTTCTACGCCGGACAGTCACGCCCGGGGTTCGAGGACTTCGAGGCCAGCGGCAGCGACGAACGCATCGCGGCGCTTCAGGAGGCCGGCGTCCTCAACTTCGAAATGGAGGCCGCGACGATTCTCACGCTCGCGAACCTGTACGGCCTGCGGGCCGGCGCTGTCTGTACGGTGTACGCCAACCGCGTTACCGGCGAGTTCCGCACCGAAGGGGAGCGCAAAGCGGCCAAATGTGCCAGCCTCGCCGTTTCGTATCTGGCGGAGATGGACGCGGCTGTCGAGGAAGCTGACGCCGATGGGTGGCACGCCGGCCTGTCTATCGACCGCTAG
- a CDS encoding NAD(P)/FAD-dependent oxidoreductase — protein sequence MTENVVVLGSGYAGAGAIKSFEDELDGQTDVDVTWISETDYHLVLHESHRCIRDPSVQENIAIPVHEIKQPSTSFIQDEVVGIDTDAQEVDLADSDTVEYDYLLVGLGSQTAFFGIEGLKEHALTLKSLDDALEIHDKVQQAAREASTNDPAQVVIGGAGLSGIQTAGEVAEFRDEHNAPIDIHLVEGLDQVLPNSDPELQGALRKRLEAADVNIKCGEFIGEVDEETVYIGDEDELDYDVLVWTGGITGRDCMQDVDLDKDERNHRVHAEGNFQTEDEHVFAIGDSALIDQPGDQPAPPTAQAAWQAAEVAGENLARAVRGQPLKTWTHKDKGTVVSVGEKAVAHDVVNMPIETFGGMPAKLLKKAIAARWINDMTGVGRAAKAWPDM from the coding sequence ATGACAGAGAACGTAGTGGTGCTCGGTTCGGGGTACGCCGGCGCGGGGGCAATAAAGAGTTTCGAGGACGAGTTAGATGGCCAGACGGACGTTGATGTCACCTGGATTTCTGAGACGGACTATCATCTGGTCTTGCACGAGTCCCACCGTTGCATCCGGGACCCGAGCGTGCAGGAGAACATCGCCATCCCTGTCCACGAAATCAAGCAGCCGTCGACATCATTCATTCAGGACGAGGTCGTCGGCATCGACACCGATGCTCAGGAAGTAGACCTCGCCGACTCCGACACCGTCGAGTACGACTACTTGCTCGTTGGGCTGGGCTCCCAGACGGCCTTCTTCGGCATCGAGGGCCTCAAAGAGCACGCTCTGACGCTCAAGAGCCTCGACGACGCGCTTGAAATCCACGACAAGGTTCAGCAAGCGGCCCGCGAAGCCTCCACAAACGACCCAGCACAGGTCGTCATCGGCGGCGCTGGCCTCTCCGGCATTCAGACCGCCGGCGAGGTCGCCGAATTCCGCGACGAACACAACGCGCCAATCGACATCCACCTCGTCGAAGGCCTCGACCAGGTCCTGCCCAACAGCGACCCGGAACTGCAGGGTGCCCTGCGCAAGCGTCTGGAAGCCGCCGACGTGAACATCAAGTGCGGGGAGTTCATCGGCGAAGTCGACGAGGAGACGGTCTACATCGGCGACGAGGACGAACTGGATTACGACGTACTGGTCTGGACGGGCGGCATCACCGGCCGCGATTGTATGCAAGACGTCGATCTGGACAAGGACGAGCGCAACCACCGCGTCCACGCCGAAGGGAACTTCCAGACCGAGGACGAACACGTCTTCGCAATCGGCGACTCGGCGCTGATCGACCAGCCGGGCGACCAGCCCGCCCCGCCGACCGCGCAGGCCGCCTGGCAGGCCGCCGAAGTCGCCGGTGAGAACCTCGCTCGTGCGGTTCGCGGCCAGCCGCTGAAGACGTGGACCCACAAGGACAAGGGGACGGTTGTTTCGGTCGGCGAGAAAGCCGTCGCCCACGACGTGGTGAATATGCCTATCGAGACGTTTGGCGGGATGCCCGCGAAACTGCTGAAGAAAGCGATTGCCGCCCGCTGGATCAACGACATGACCGGTGTCGGTCGGGCCGCCAAGGCTTGGCCTGACATGTAG
- a CDS encoding Rrf2 family transcriptional regulator produces the protein MSSIELTPSQKNILQELVNLYRESESAVKGEDIAEKVDRNPGTIRNQMQSLKALQLVEGVPGPKGGYKPTANAYDALQIQDMDQAAEVPLRHNGELVEHSNVEEIDLTSVHHPEECRAEIQLQGTMSEFHEGDSVTVGPTPLSKLQIIGTLEGKDDTNNKLILAIDDMRAPAGEPEH, from the coding sequence ATGTCATCTATCGAACTGACACCCAGTCAAAAGAACATTCTGCAGGAACTGGTAAATCTCTATCGGGAAAGTGAAAGCGCTGTCAAAGGCGAGGACATTGCCGAGAAAGTCGACCGGAACCCCGGCACGATTCGAAACCAGATGCAGAGCCTCAAAGCCCTGCAGCTGGTCGAGGGCGTCCCTGGCCCCAAAGGTGGGTACAAGCCCACCGCCAACGCCTACGACGCGCTCCAGATTCAGGACATGGACCAGGCCGCCGAAGTCCCGCTACGCCACAACGGCGAGCTTGTCGAACACTCAAACGTCGAGGAGATCGACCTGACCAGCGTCCACCACCCCGAGGAGTGCCGCGCCGAGATTCAGCTTCAGGGCACGATGTCCGAATTCCACGAGGGCGACTCGGTGACAGTCGGACCGACACCGCTGTCGAAGCTCCAGATTATCGGGACCCTCGAAGGCAAGGACGACACCAACAACAAACTCATTCTCGCTATCGATGATATGCGGGCACCGGCGGGCGAGCCGGAACACTAG
- a CDS encoding NAD-dependent epimerase/dehydratase family protein: protein MENQRVLVTGGGGFIGANLANKLAENNDVVALDDGYLGTPENVSEDVEYVEQSVLDDDLPTDVDVVFHLAALSSYAMHEDNPTHGARVNVEGFVNTVEQARDDGCDTIVYASTSSIYGSRTEPSPEDMDVTVNTGYEASKMARETYAEYFQNHYDLTLAGMRFFSVYQGYGGAEEHKGEYANVIAQFADDLASGDAPKLYGNGEQTRDFTHVDDIVRGLVLAAEHELNDVYNLGTGEAYDFNTVVEMLNDELGTDIEPEYIENPIPEDVYVHDTCADFSKMHEATGWEPETSFEEGIELVCAPYT from the coding sequence ATGGAAAATCAGCGCGTTCTGGTGACTGGCGGTGGGGGGTTTATCGGGGCAAACCTCGCAAACAAACTGGCCGAGAACAACGATGTCGTCGCCCTGGATGACGGCTATCTTGGCACGCCTGAGAACGTATCAGAAGACGTAGAGTACGTCGAACAGAGTGTCCTCGACGACGACCTGCCGACTGACGTGGACGTGGTGTTTCACCTCGCGGCACTCTCCTCCTACGCGATGCACGAGGACAATCCGACCCACGGCGCTCGCGTGAACGTCGAGGGGTTCGTCAACACGGTCGAGCAGGCCCGGGACGACGGCTGTGACACCATCGTCTACGCCTCGACGTCCTCAATCTACGGCAGTCGGACCGAGCCCTCGCCGGAAGACATGGACGTGACGGTCAACACCGGCTACGAGGCCTCGAAGATGGCCCGGGAGACGTACGCGGAGTACTTCCAGAACCACTACGACCTTACGCTGGCCGGGATGCGCTTCTTTTCGGTGTATCAGGGCTACGGCGGCGCGGAGGAACACAAAGGCGAGTACGCTAACGTCATCGCCCAGTTCGCCGACGACCTTGCCAGCGGCGACGCGCCGAAGCTGTACGGCAACGGCGAGCAGACCCGCGATTTCACCCACGTCGACGACATCGTCCGCGGGCTCGTCCTGGCCGCCGAACACGAACTGAACGACGTGTACAACCTCGGTACCGGCGAGGCCTACGACTTCAACACCGTCGTGGAGATGCTGAACGACGAGCTCGGAACGGACATCGAGCCGGAGTACATCGAGAACCCGATCCCCGAGGACGTGTACGTCCACGACACCTGTGCCGACTTCTCGAAGATGCACGAGGCGACGGGCTGGGAACCGGAGACCAGCTTCGAAGAGGGCATCGAGCTGGTCTGTGCGCCGTATACGTAG
- the rocF gene encoding arginase: MQEQVRVLGVPMDLGADRRGVDMGPSAIRYGGLADQLSDIGIDCIDGGDIAVPRPEERDPDAGGLDSGRAKFFRETKEVCEDVTTAVDATLREGRFPLVLGGDHSIGIGTVAGAAREDEELGVIWFDAHGDFNTPATTPSGNIHGMSLAAVLGLGAFSDHAWAHTPAVSEENVVIVGLRDVDDGERRLIEESDITAYTMSDIDARSAPAVVDEALDIATDGTDGIHVSLDLDWLDPTEAPGVGTPVRGGVSYREAHIAMEYVAEQHDQLRSMELVEVNPILDEHNRTAELACELVASAFGKRVL, from the coding sequence ATGCAAGAACAGGTTCGTGTTCTCGGCGTGCCGATGGACCTCGGCGCTGACCGGCGCGGCGTCGACATGGGACCGTCAGCAATACGGTACGGCGGCCTCGCCGACCAGTTGTCGGATATTGGTATCGACTGCATCGACGGCGGCGACATCGCTGTGCCGCGACCGGAGGAGCGCGACCCCGATGCCGGTGGTCTGGACAGTGGGCGCGCGAAGTTCTTCAGAGAGACAAAAGAGGTCTGTGAGGACGTGACGACGGCGGTCGACGCGACCCTCCGGGAGGGACGGTTCCCGCTCGTTCTGGGTGGCGACCACTCTATCGGCATTGGAACCGTCGCCGGTGCAGCCCGCGAGGACGAAGAGCTGGGCGTCATCTGGTTCGACGCGCACGGCGATTTCAACACGCCGGCGACGACACCCAGCGGGAACATCCACGGGATGTCGCTGGCGGCTGTCCTCGGTCTCGGTGCGTTCTCCGACCATGCGTGGGCGCACACACCAGCGGTAAGCGAAGAAAACGTCGTCATCGTTGGGCTGCGAGACGTGGACGACGGGGAACGCCGGCTGATCGAAGAAAGCGATATCACGGCATACACGATGTCGGATATCGACGCCCGGAGCGCGCCGGCAGTCGTCGATGAGGCGCTGGATATCGCAACAGACGGGACGGACGGGATACACGTCTCGCTCGACCTCGACTGGCTCGACCCGACGGAGGCCCCCGGCGTCGGGACACCGGTTCGTGGCGGCGTCTCCTACCGCGAGGCCCACATCGCAATGGAGTACGTCGCCGAACAGCACGACCAGCTGCGCTCTATGGAACTGGTCGAAGTGAACCCGATTCTCGACGAACACAACCGCACTGCCGAACTGGCCTGTGAACTCGTCGCCAGTGCCTTCGGCAAGCGCGTACTGTAA